From a region of the Streptacidiphilus albus JL83 genome:
- a CDS encoding ATP-binding SpoIIE family protein phosphatase, translating to MEPETGSEEERALMDWAFRQSSIPLSVFDTEQRYLRLNEAAGVAMGADEAALRGHAFPFGASEEDARGMLEALRSVAEHGRPLRYEVFARAPAEEREHAWNLEIWPIRDEAGRVCAIGTASFDSSEQHWARQRLAVLDEAAVSIGTTLDLGRTAEELARLVVPRFADFASIDLLEPVLRGEEPENGPPQSPVVLCRMAHLSTVPGTPEAVVGVGSATTHPPFSPPAKALRSGLAVVSASGDPDFDRWIADEPARAQRMRGWTVTSLIAVPLIARGTTLGVAVMLRTRPDPFTEDDFTLAKELASRAAVCVDNARRYTRERSAALTLQESLLPRGPSRQSAVEVASRYLPTDSLAGIGGDWFDVIPLSGARVALVVGDVVGHGIHAAATMGKLRTAVQTLADVDLPPDELLAHLDDLVLRLGSEDERGEEESGAAARPRSGETGATCLYAVYDPVSRNLTAASAGHPPPVLVMPDGSTSVLALTAGPVLGVGGLPFEATELQLPEGSLVALYSDGLVGTIDHDPDLGIARLRATLAAPAAARDPSLETECDRVLAELLPAHPTDDVALVLARTRALDADHVRAWDLAPDFAGVAQARRLTLAQLDAWGLSEAGFVTELVVSELVTNAIRYGAEPIQLRLIHDRSLICEVSDGNPTSPHLRRARILDEGGRGLLLVAQLTTSWGTRHTPTGKTIWTEQKLG from the coding sequence ATGGAGCCGGAGACCGGGAGCGAGGAGGAGCGCGCGCTAATGGACTGGGCGTTCCGGCAGTCCTCGATCCCGCTGTCGGTCTTCGACACGGAGCAGCGCTACCTGCGGCTGAACGAGGCCGCAGGCGTGGCGATGGGCGCCGACGAGGCGGCCCTGCGGGGCCACGCCTTCCCGTTCGGCGCATCGGAGGAGGACGCCCGCGGGATGCTGGAGGCGCTGCGCAGCGTGGCCGAGCACGGCCGGCCGCTGCGCTACGAGGTCTTCGCCCGCGCACCCGCCGAGGAGCGCGAGCACGCCTGGAACCTGGAGATCTGGCCGATCCGGGACGAGGCCGGCCGGGTCTGCGCGATCGGGACGGCCTCGTTCGACAGCAGCGAGCAGCACTGGGCCCGGCAGCGGCTGGCCGTGCTGGACGAGGCGGCCGTCTCGATCGGGACCACGCTGGACCTCGGCCGCACCGCCGAGGAACTGGCCCGGCTGGTCGTCCCCAGGTTCGCCGACTTCGCCAGCATCGACCTGCTGGAGCCGGTGCTGCGCGGCGAGGAACCGGAGAACGGGCCGCCGCAGTCGCCGGTCGTGCTCTGCCGGATGGCACACCTGTCGACCGTCCCGGGCACCCCGGAGGCGGTCGTCGGCGTGGGCAGCGCCACCACCCATCCGCCGTTCTCCCCGCCCGCCAAGGCGCTCCGGTCCGGGCTGGCGGTGGTCAGCGCCAGCGGCGACCCGGACTTCGACCGGTGGATCGCGGACGAGCCCGCGCGGGCGCAGCGGATGCGCGGCTGGACGGTCACCTCGCTGATCGCGGTCCCGCTGATCGCGCGCGGCACCACCCTCGGTGTCGCGGTGATGCTGCGCACCCGGCCCGACCCGTTCACCGAGGACGACTTCACCCTGGCCAAGGAGCTCGCCAGCCGCGCGGCCGTCTGCGTGGACAACGCCCGCCGCTACACCCGCGAGCGCTCCGCCGCGCTGACCCTGCAGGAGAGCCTGCTGCCGCGCGGCCCCTCCCGGCAGTCGGCGGTGGAGGTCGCCAGCCGCTACCTGCCGACCGACTCGCTGGCCGGCATCGGCGGGGACTGGTTCGACGTCATCCCGCTCTCCGGCGCCCGGGTCGCGCTGGTGGTGGGCGACGTGGTCGGCCACGGCATCCACGCCGCCGCGACCATGGGCAAACTGCGGACGGCGGTGCAGACCCTGGCCGACGTCGACCTGCCGCCGGACGAGCTGCTGGCCCACCTGGACGACCTGGTGCTGCGGCTCGGCAGCGAGGACGAGCGCGGCGAGGAGGAGAGCGGCGCCGCTGCCCGCCCCCGGAGCGGCGAGACCGGCGCGACCTGCCTCTACGCCGTCTACGACCCGGTCTCGCGGAACCTGACCGCCGCCAGCGCCGGCCACCCGCCCCCGGTGCTGGTCATGCCTGACGGCAGCACCAGCGTCCTCGCGCTGACCGCCGGACCGGTGCTCGGCGTCGGCGGACTGCCGTTCGAGGCCACCGAGCTGCAGCTGCCCGAGGGCTCGCTGGTCGCCCTCTACTCGGACGGGCTGGTCGGGACCATCGACCACGACCCCGACCTCGGCATCGCCCGGCTCCGGGCGACCCTGGCCGCACCGGCCGCGGCCCGCGACCCCTCGCTGGAGACGGAGTGCGACCGGGTCCTCGCCGAGCTGCTGCCGGCCCACCCCACCGACGACGTCGCGCTGGTGCTGGCCCGCACCCGAGCCCTGGACGCCGACCACGTCCGGGCCTGGGACCTCGCCCCCGACTTCGCGGGCGTCGCCCAGGCCCGCCGGCTGACCCTGGCCCAGCTCGACGCCTGGGGGCTGTCGGAGGCCGGCTTCGTCACCGAACTCGTCGTCAGCGAGCTGGTCACCAACGCGATCCGCTACGGCGCCGAGCCGATCCAGCTGCGCCTGATCCACGACCGCTCGCTGATCTGCGAGGTCTCCGACGGCAACCCCACCTCGCCGCACCTGCGCCGCGCCCGGATCCTGGACGAGGGCGGCCGGGGCCTGCTCCTGGTCGCCCAGCTCACCACCAGCTGGGGCACCCGGCACACCCCCACCGGCAAGACCATCTGGACCGAACAGAAACTGGGCTGA
- a CDS encoding methyltransferase domain-containing protein, with amino-acid sequence MRTNDAQMLVLCTLAEGPLHGYAVNTAIERLTGSRLGRGSLSGALVRLRDKELVEYLDVQGRQRPLQLTTAGRALLEREVRSVAEFAGRMFEATVPDRTAYQDRLAATDTVRSYKASMLGMLALGSGGTVLDLGCGPGIDLGPLAGAVGPYGRVLGIDHDGTAVDRARARTGHLPQVEVVLGDLHSLPLADGSVDGARTDRVLQHVEDPARALAEAYRVLRPGARLVMAEPDWESLSIDHPDLAVVRGYTRHLTDRIVRNGAIGRQLPRLAAAAGFTVPTVTPVPTVFRDLTAADQVLGLQRNTERAVTAGYLTAAQGRSLLDHLAHQPVFASVTLHITTAEVPTAA; translated from the coding sequence ATGCGCACCAATGACGCCCAGATGCTGGTGCTCTGCACCCTCGCCGAGGGGCCGTTGCACGGGTATGCCGTCAACACCGCGATCGAGCGGCTGACCGGCAGCCGGCTCGGCCGGGGCAGCCTCTCCGGAGCACTCGTCCGGCTGCGGGACAAGGAGTTGGTCGAGTACCTGGACGTCCAGGGGCGGCAGCGCCCGCTGCAACTCACCACCGCCGGGCGGGCGCTGCTGGAGCGGGAGGTACGGTCCGTTGCAGAGTTCGCCGGGCGGATGTTCGAGGCGACCGTGCCGGACCGGACCGCCTACCAGGACCGGCTCGCCGCCACCGACACCGTCCGCTCGTACAAGGCGTCGATGCTCGGGATGCTCGCCCTCGGGTCCGGTGGCACCGTGCTGGACCTGGGCTGCGGCCCCGGCATCGACCTGGGCCCGCTGGCCGGGGCCGTCGGCCCCTACGGCCGGGTCCTCGGCATCGACCACGACGGGACGGCGGTGGACCGGGCACGCGCCCGGACCGGGCACCTGCCCCAGGTGGAGGTGGTACTGGGCGATCTGCACAGCCTGCCGCTGGCCGACGGCAGCGTCGACGGCGCGCGCACCGACCGGGTGCTCCAGCACGTCGAGGACCCGGCGCGGGCGCTGGCCGAGGCCTACCGGGTGCTGCGTCCGGGCGCGCGACTGGTGATGGCCGAGCCCGACTGGGAGTCACTCTCCATCGACCACCCCGACCTCGCCGTGGTGCGCGGCTACACCCGGCACCTCACCGACCGGATCGTCCGCAACGGGGCCATCGGCCGGCAGCTGCCCCGACTGGCCGCGGCCGCCGGGTTCACCGTGCCGACGGTCACCCCGGTGCCCACCGTCTTCCGCGATCTCACCGCGGCCGACCAGGTCCTGGGGCTCCAGCGCAACACCGAGCGCGCCGTGACCGCCGGCTACCTCACCGCGGCGCAGGGGCGCAGCCTGCTCGACCACCTGGCGCACCAGCCGGTCTTCGCCTCGGTCACGCTCCACATCACCACCGCCGAGGTCCCGACAGCAGCCTGA
- a CDS encoding helix-turn-helix domain-containing protein, translating to MTQDGELDSLVRKRIRGLRTARGWSLDELAARCYLSPSTLSRIETGHRRIALDQLAPIARALGSTIDQLVEPVGDEDVVIRPHHDTVRGRTTWILSNGSGPQGVSVAKFRLTSEELPRTADELRIHPGRDWFTVLSGVVALRLGERTVLVEAGEAAEFSTMIPHAFVAHGGPAEFLCIFDHDGDRSHLHPTP from the coding sequence ATGACGCAAGACGGTGAACTCGACAGCCTGGTCCGCAAGCGGATCCGGGGACTCCGCACGGCCCGGGGCTGGTCCCTGGACGAGCTCGCCGCCCGCTGCTACCTCAGCCCCTCCACCCTGAGCCGGATCGAGACCGGCCACCGCCGGATCGCCCTGGACCAGCTGGCCCCGATCGCCCGAGCGCTGGGAAGCACGATCGACCAGCTGGTGGAGCCCGTGGGCGACGAGGACGTGGTGATCCGGCCGCACCATGACACGGTGCGCGGGAGGACCACCTGGATCCTCAGCAACGGCTCCGGGCCGCAGGGCGTCTCGGTCGCCAAGTTCCGCCTCACCAGCGAGGAACTTCCGCGCACCGCGGACGAGTTGCGCATCCACCCGGGCCGCGACTGGTTCACCGTGCTGTCCGGGGTGGTGGCCCTGCGGCTCGGCGAGCGGACCGTCCTGGTGGAGGCCGGCGAGGCCGCCGAGTTCTCGACGATGATCCCGCACGCCTTCGTCGCCCACGGCGGCCCGGCCGAGTTCCTGTGCATCTTCGACCACGACGGCGACCGCAGCCACCTCCACCCCACCCCCTGA
- a CDS encoding class I SAM-dependent methyltransferase yields MDEHRNDHDHEHQPGRHQHGHGESDDAAPLAEMLDLDAEVLHAYLTEVVDWVHGLVKDPSHPRILDLGTGTGTGALALARRFPGGEVTALDLSPELLDRLADKAAALGLAERIRPLRADLDHAWPGLGALDLVWAANSLHHMGDPDRVLDEVFAAVRPGGLLALLELDSFPRFLPQDLGLGRPGLEERCHAAMADHHHEEVPHLGADWTGNLVRAGFTIEERRDFSIDLSAPLPEAAGRYAQATIRRFRTGLADRLDAEDLAVLDALLAEDGPDSILRRTDLGVRTRRTVWAARRP; encoded by the coding sequence ATGGACGAACACCGGAACGACCATGACCACGAGCACCAGCCCGGCCGGCACCAGCACGGCCACGGCGAGTCCGACGACGCCGCGCCACTGGCGGAGATGCTGGACCTCGACGCCGAGGTGCTGCACGCCTACCTGACCGAGGTCGTCGACTGGGTGCACGGGCTGGTGAAGGACCCGTCCCACCCCAGGATCCTCGACCTCGGCACCGGCACCGGCACCGGCGCGCTTGCGCTGGCCCGGCGCTTCCCCGGGGGCGAGGTCACCGCGCTGGACCTCTCCCCCGAACTGCTGGACCGCCTCGCGGACAAAGCCGCCGCCCTCGGCCTGGCCGAGCGGATCCGCCCGCTCCGGGCCGACCTGGACCACGCCTGGCCGGGGCTCGGCGCGCTGGACCTGGTCTGGGCGGCCAACTCGCTGCACCACATGGGGGACCCCGACCGGGTCCTGGACGAGGTCTTCGCGGCGGTGCGGCCCGGCGGGCTGCTGGCCCTGCTCGAACTGGACTCCTTCCCGCGCTTCCTGCCGCAGGACCTCGGCCTCGGCCGGCCGGGGCTGGAGGAGCGCTGCCACGCGGCGATGGCCGACCACCACCACGAGGAGGTGCCGCACCTGGGGGCCGACTGGACCGGCAACCTGGTCCGGGCCGGCTTCACCATCGAGGAGCGACGCGACTTCAGCATCGACCTGTCCGCCCCGCTGCCCGAGGCCGCCGGGCGCTACGCCCAGGCCACCATCCGCCGCTTCCGCACCGGCCTGGCCGACCGACTGGACGCCGAGGACCTCGCCGTGCTGGACGCGCTCCTCGCCGAGGACGGCCCCGACAGCATCCTGCGCCGCACCGACCTCGGCGTCCGCACCCGCCGGACCGTCTGGGCGGCCCGCCGACCGTAG
- a CDS encoding VOC family protein yields MINGAHVIIHSQDAEADRAFLGNVLGFPSVDAGHGWLIFQLPPAEVAVHPTQGIPRHELYLMCDDIEATLVRVASAGLAVAPISEERWGRVSVITLPSGAEQPIYQPMHPIAHG; encoded by the coding sequence ATGATCAACGGCGCCCATGTCATCATCCACAGCCAGGACGCCGAGGCCGACCGGGCCTTCCTCGGCAACGTGCTCGGCTTCCCCTCGGTCGACGCCGGCCACGGCTGGCTGATCTTCCAGCTGCCGCCGGCCGAGGTCGCGGTCCACCCCACCCAGGGCATTCCCCGGCACGAGCTGTACCTGATGTGCGACGACATCGAGGCGACGCTGGTGCGGGTCGCGTCGGCGGGGCTCGCGGTGGCCCCGATCAGCGAGGAGCGTTGGGGGAGGGTGTCCGTGATCACCCTCCCCAGCGGCGCGGAGCAGCCGATCTACCAGCCGATGCACCCGATCGCCCACGGCTGA
- a CDS encoding AI-2E family transporter: MTEPDHEPDVVRLPAPASPASPASPKAPAVPAAPTAPAAPAAPAGLPVVGRVGRSWFSIGFQLSLGAVLAYLVVQSVEQVADIVMLTLLALVIAISVDPFVGLLTRVGVRRSWAVGIVLLGLALGVAALSMLFVTPVTNEIGALTRSVPVWLQDLQNHQSTLGKLELKYHIVEKAKQELGSGAGSLVNGIMGAGQFLLTTVTGVFLVVTLTVYFLAGLPTLKDFCLRFVAGSRRAHVAELTDEILLRTGRYMLANLATSVIAGVATFVWLEIFGVPYPAALGVFVGVLDLVPLVGSTIGGIVVSLVALVVSWPVAVATAAFYTAFRMAEDYLITPKAMKYAVEIHPLVTILGVVVGGDLLGLIGALLAIPIAVAVGLVLDDAVFPRIAER, encoded by the coding sequence GTGACCGAGCCCGACCACGAGCCGGACGTCGTGCGCCTGCCGGCCCCCGCTTCCCCCGCTTCCCCCGCTTCCCCCAAGGCCCCGGCCGTCCCGGCTGCCCCCACTGCCCCTGCCGCCCCCGCCGCCCCGGCCGGGCTGCCGGTGGTCGGCCGGGTCGGGCGGTCGTGGTTCTCCATCGGCTTCCAGCTCAGCCTCGGGGCGGTACTGGCCTACCTGGTGGTCCAGTCCGTCGAGCAGGTCGCCGACATCGTGATGCTCACCCTGCTGGCGCTGGTGATCGCGATCAGCGTCGACCCCTTCGTCGGTCTGCTGACCCGGGTGGGGGTGCGCCGCAGCTGGGCGGTCGGCATCGTCCTGCTCGGCCTGGCCCTCGGCGTCGCCGCGCTGTCGATGCTGTTCGTCACCCCGGTCACCAACGAGATCGGCGCGCTGACCCGCAGCGTCCCGGTCTGGCTCCAGGACCTGCAGAACCATCAGTCCACCCTGGGCAAGCTGGAGCTCAAGTACCACATCGTCGAGAAGGCGAAGCAGGAGCTGGGCTCCGGGGCCGGCAGCCTGGTGAACGGGATCATGGGCGCCGGGCAGTTCCTGCTGACCACGGTCACCGGGGTCTTCCTGGTCGTCACGCTGACCGTGTACTTCCTGGCCGGACTGCCCACGCTGAAGGACTTCTGCCTGCGCTTCGTGGCCGGGAGCCGGCGCGCGCACGTCGCGGAGCTGACCGACGAGATCCTGCTGCGCACCGGTCGCTACATGCTCGCCAACCTCGCCACCTCGGTGATAGCCGGGGTCGCCACCTTCGTCTGGCTGGAGATCTTCGGCGTCCCCTACCCGGCGGCGCTGGGGGTGTTCGTCGGGGTGCTGGACCTGGTCCCGCTGGTCGGGTCCACCATCGGCGGAATCGTGGTCTCCCTGGTCGCCCTGGTGGTCTCCTGGCCGGTGGCGGTCGCCACCGCCGCCTTCTACACGGCGTTCCGGATGGCCGAGGACTACCTGATCACGCCCAAGGCGATGAAGTACGCGGTGGAGATCCACCCGCTGGTGACCATCCTGGGAGTGGTCGTCGGCGGGGACCTGCTCGGCCTGATAGGCGCGCTGCTGGCGATCCCGATCGCGGTCGCGGTCGGGCTGGTCCTGGACGACGCGGTCTTCCCCCGCATCGCCGAACGCTGA
- a CDS encoding DUF5133 domain-containing protein, producing the protein MPLINFVELRRLVTELDAVEHGIEDGGAGPGSLRRLDDLRYTLCVWVGVRDPRLALARARDLLAAHPDTGAAAPAQAPEPAGPGAADAA; encoded by the coding sequence ATGCCGTTGATCAATTTTGTCGAGCTGCGCCGCCTGGTCACCGAGTTGGACGCCGTGGAGCATGGCATCGAGGACGGAGGCGCGGGTCCCGGGTCGCTGCGGCGACTCGACGACCTCCGCTACACCCTGTGCGTCTGGGTCGGCGTCCGCGACCCGCGGCTGGCGCTGGCCCGGGCCCGCGACCTGCTCGCCGCGCACCCGGATACCGGCGCGGCCGCGCCGGCCCAGGCCCCGGAACCGGCCGGTCCGGGCGCCGCCGACGCGGCCTGA
- a CDS encoding SpoIIE family protein phosphatase, producing the protein MHSDGPRSDTVVARDPGGDAALSRSLTVIPIATALIEDDGRIVHWSADAEALLGYSSAEAVGAFAAQLLVEPEQRPGVLALFQSILSGEGWSGVFPVRHRDGHAVDLEFRTHPVLGASGRPLVLAVASDVRAIRGIQSDLAVLDSFFTQSPVGMAVYDRELRFVRLNDALARINGLPAAAHLGRRVDEVLPGARGAEIQARLRRVLETGEPVVDARTDVGGQGGPGSPEQAWSASYFRLEEPAGRVLGVSSTIIEVTARFQAESRAAQARERLEVLVDATSRIGTTLDLGETAQELAQAMVPRVADLSSVFVLERPDAEPEPGPVRARRLALVCTDPGFPVEDLPLGEVNTVPPDSPYAEALATGRTVVLPSAEVEPLASREAAERVRTYQGARAREVRITPLLARGTALGMVVYSRSGEREDFEQGDITLGAELASRAAAAIDNALLYTREQATGAARQQALGAANAARERLALVNEASARIGTTLDLPRTALELAEVATPEFADTVVVEVLESLLGGQDAAGPADRSALLRRLAFHTVEGAGMVPVAPVGDVHRFHPSTPYAWCLAHNRTLLISPVDEAAMDWFQDDPPRRAALRDQGVRSLMVVPLIARGAAVGVATFYRTVTDRLYDQDDLFLAGELAARAAVAIDNALLYTRERDAASARQQALEEARTAQARLALLNDASTRIGTTLDLKRTAEELVEVVIPRFADFVTVDLLETVVQGGEEEGDQAPMPDDGVVLLHAIAVGEASEGGMVGAADQVGGVSSSAKLYAESLRTGRSILVAEVDEAALHRIVAHPDRVQPSLEAGVHSYLMVPLLARGTVLGGAEFVRTGNPEPFTEADVALAEELAARAAVCFDNARLYRRERDTALTLQRSLLPQEVHRTPGLEIAYRYLPSSVVSEVGGDWFDVVPLSCGRVALVVGDVMGHGIRAAATMGQLRTAARTLITMDLAPDRLLRRLDETASAIGNGQFVTCVCAVFDPVDRSCSLASAGHLPPLLVDPNGRTRRLELPAGVPLGVGGVPFESVELTLPEDGVLVLYTDGLVERRGRDLDEGLDLLSQVVAVRRRSLEERCDAALDALSAGESEDDIAVIMARVLPGRQDWIATLPLSEELAMVGKARRFTRDVLADWGLSALRDYAELLVSELVSNALLHAGTPGQLRIFRDRVLTLEVTDTDGHAPRLRRASVAEEGGRGMYLVNELAHRWGSRSTPEGKVVWLELELPLGSAVEA; encoded by the coding sequence ATGCACAGTGACGGACCCAGGAGTGACACGGTCGTCGCCCGTGATCCGGGCGGCGACGCGGCACTGTCGCGCAGCCTGACGGTCATCCCGATCGCCACGGCGCTGATCGAGGACGACGGCCGCATCGTCCACTGGAGCGCCGACGCCGAGGCGCTGCTCGGCTACAGCTCGGCCGAGGCCGTGGGCGCGTTCGCCGCGCAGCTGCTGGTGGAGCCGGAGCAGCGGCCCGGGGTGCTGGCGCTGTTCCAGAGCATCCTGTCCGGGGAGGGGTGGTCCGGGGTGTTCCCGGTCCGACACCGGGACGGGCACGCGGTCGACCTGGAGTTCCGCACCCACCCCGTCCTGGGCGCCTCGGGCCGCCCGCTGGTGCTGGCCGTGGCCTCGGACGTGCGGGCCATCCGCGGGATCCAGTCGGACCTGGCCGTCCTGGACAGCTTCTTCACCCAGTCACCGGTCGGCATGGCGGTCTACGACCGGGAGTTGCGCTTCGTCCGGTTGAACGACGCGCTCGCCCGGATCAACGGCCTTCCGGCCGCGGCGCACCTGGGTCGCCGGGTCGACGAGGTGCTGCCCGGCGCGCGGGGCGCGGAGATCCAGGCGCGGCTGCGGCGGGTGCTGGAGACCGGCGAACCGGTGGTCGACGCCAGGACGGACGTCGGCGGGCAGGGCGGCCCGGGCAGCCCGGAGCAGGCCTGGTCGGCCTCGTACTTCCGGCTGGAGGAGCCGGCCGGACGGGTGCTCGGGGTCAGCTCCACGATCATCGAGGTCACCGCACGCTTCCAGGCCGAGTCCCGTGCCGCGCAGGCCAGGGAGCGGCTGGAGGTGCTGGTGGACGCGACCTCGCGGATCGGCACCACGCTCGACCTGGGCGAGACCGCCCAGGAGCTGGCCCAGGCCATGGTGCCCCGGGTCGCGGACCTGAGCTCGGTGTTCGTGCTGGAGCGGCCGGACGCCGAGCCGGAGCCGGGCCCGGTCCGGGCCCGGCGGCTCGCGCTCGTCTGCACCGACCCCGGCTTCCCGGTCGAGGACCTGCCGCTCGGCGAGGTCAACACGGTGCCGCCGGACTCGCCCTACGCCGAGGCGCTGGCCACCGGGCGGACCGTCGTGCTGCCCTCGGCCGAGGTGGAGCCGCTGGCCTCGCGGGAGGCGGCCGAGCGGGTCCGGACCTACCAGGGCGCCCGGGCCCGGGAGGTGCGGATCACCCCGCTGCTCGCCCGGGGGACGGCACTGGGCATGGTGGTCTACTCCCGGAGCGGCGAGCGCGAGGACTTCGAGCAGGGCGACATCACCCTCGGCGCCGAACTGGCCTCCCGGGCGGCGGCTGCCATCGACAACGCCCTGCTCTACACCCGCGAGCAGGCGACCGGCGCGGCCCGGCAGCAGGCCCTGGGCGCGGCCAACGCCGCCCGGGAGCGGCTGGCGCTGGTCAACGAGGCGTCCGCGCGGATCGGCACCACCCTCGACCTGCCGCGGACCGCGCTGGAGCTCGCCGAGGTGGCCACCCCCGAGTTCGCCGACACGGTCGTGGTCGAGGTGCTGGAGTCGCTGCTGGGCGGACAGGACGCGGCCGGACCGGCCGACCGGTCGGCGCTGCTGCGCCGGCTGGCCTTCCACACGGTCGAGGGCGCGGGGATGGTGCCGGTGGCCCCGGTCGGCGACGTCCACCGGTTCCATCCCAGCACGCCCTACGCCTGGTGCCTGGCGCACAACCGGACGCTGCTGATCTCCCCGGTGGACGAAGCGGCGATGGACTGGTTCCAGGACGACCCGCCGCGCCGCGCGGCCCTGCGGGACCAGGGCGTCCGCAGCCTGATGGTGGTGCCGCTGATCGCCCGCGGCGCGGCGGTCGGCGTGGCCACCTTCTACCGGACCGTGACCGACCGGCTCTACGACCAGGACGACCTGTTCCTGGCCGGTGAACTCGCCGCCCGCGCCGCCGTGGCGATCGACAACGCCCTCCTCTACACCCGGGAGCGGGACGCGGCCAGCGCCCGGCAGCAGGCGCTGGAGGAGGCCCGCACGGCGCAGGCGCGGCTGGCGCTGCTGAACGACGCGAGCACCCGGATCGGGACCACGCTGGACCTCAAGCGGACCGCCGAGGAGCTGGTCGAGGTGGTGATCCCGCGCTTCGCCGACTTCGTCACGGTCGACCTGCTGGAGACGGTCGTCCAGGGCGGCGAGGAGGAGGGCGACCAGGCGCCGATGCCGGACGACGGGGTGGTGCTGCTGCACGCGATCGCGGTCGGGGAGGCCAGCGAGGGCGGCATGGTCGGCGCGGCCGACCAGGTCGGCGGAGTCTCCAGCTCGGCCAAACTCTACGCCGAGAGCCTGCGCACCGGCCGCTCGATCCTGGTCGCGGAGGTGGACGAGGCGGCGCTGCACCGGATCGTCGCCCACCCCGACCGGGTCCAGCCGAGCCTGGAGGCCGGCGTCCACTCCTACCTGATGGTGCCGCTGCTGGCCCGGGGCACGGTGCTGGGCGGGGCCGAGTTCGTCCGGACCGGCAACCCGGAGCCGTTCACCGAGGCCGATGTCGCGCTCGCCGAGGAGCTGGCCGCCCGGGCGGCGGTCTGCTTCGACAACGCCCGGCTGTACCGCCGCGAGCGCGACACCGCGCTGACCCTCCAGCGCAGCCTGCTGCCGCAGGAGGTGCACCGCACGCCGGGGCTGGAGATCGCCTACCGCTACCTGCCGAGCAGCGTGGTCAGCGAGGTCGGCGGCGACTGGTTCGACGTGGTGCCGCTGTCCTGCGGCCGGGTCGCCCTGGTGGTCGGCGACGTGATGGGCCACGGCATCCGGGCCGCCGCCACCATGGGCCAACTCCGCACCGCGGCAAGGACGCTGATCACCATGGACCTCGCCCCGGACCGGCTGCTCCGCCGCCTGGACGAGACCGCCTCGGCCATCGGCAACGGGCAGTTCGTCACCTGCGTCTGCGCGGTGTTCGACCCGGTCGACCGCAGCTGCAGCCTCGCCAGCGCCGGTCACCTGCCGCCGCTGCTGGTGGATCCGAACGGCCGGACCAGGCGGTTGGAGCTGCCGGCCGGGGTGCCGCTGGGCGTCGGCGGGGTGCCCTTCGAGAGCGTGGAGCTGACCCTGCCGGAGGACGGCGTGCTCGTCCTCTACACCGACGGCCTGGTCGAGCGGCGCGGCCGGGACCTGGACGAGGGCCTGGACCTCCTCTCGCAGGTGGTGGCGGTGCGCCGCCGCTCGCTGGAGGAGCGCTGCGACGCGGCACTCGACGCGCTCTCGGCCGGCGAGAGCGAGGACGACATCGCGGTGATCATGGCCCGGGTGCTGCCGGGTCGGCAGGACTGGATCGCCACCCTGCCGCTCTCCGAGGAGCTGGCCATGGTCGGCAAGGCCCGCCGCTTCACCCGCGACGTGCTGGCCGACTGGGGCCTGTCGGCGCTCCGCGACTACGCCGAACTGCTGGTCAGCGAGCTGGTCAGCAACGCTCTGCTGCACGCGGGCACCCCCGGCCAGCTGCGGATCTTCCGCGACCGGGTGCTCACCCTGGAGGTGACCGACACCGACGGCCACGCGCCCCGGCTGCGCCGGGCCTCCGTGGCCGAGGAGGGCGGCCGGGGGATGTACCTGGTGAACGAGCTGGCCCACCGCTGGGGCAGCCGGAGCACGCCCGAGGGCAAGGTGGTCTGGCTGGAGCTGGAACTCCCCCTCGGCAGCGCCGTCGAGGCGTGA
- a CDS encoding UBP-type zinc finger domain-containing protein, which yields MTQTPGIDPAAVPSGTGCAECLATPDGWWLHLRRCAQCGHIGCCESSPSQHASAHSKNTGHPLIRSFEPGEDWFWSYPTEEYYDGPALAGPQHHPLSQTVPGPAERVPADWQRHVH from the coding sequence ATGACCCAGACCCCCGGCATCGACCCCGCCGCCGTCCCCAGCGGCACCGGCTGCGCCGAGTGCCTCGCGACCCCCGACGGCTGGTGGCTGCACCTGCGCCGGTGCGCCCAGTGCGGCCACATCGGCTGCTGCGAGTCCTCGCCGTCCCAGCACGCCTCCGCCCACTCCAAGAACACCGGCCACCCGCTGATCCGCAGCTTCGAGCCCGGCGAGGACTGGTTCTGGAGCTACCCCACCGAGGAGTACTACGACGGCCCCGCGCTCGCGGGCCCGCAGCACCACCCGCTCAGCCAGACCGTCCCGGGCCCGGCCGAGCGCGTGCCGGCCGACTGGCAGCGGCACGTCCACTGA
- a CDS encoding DUF2630 family protein — protein sequence MSDNELLDRIRNLVDEEHRLRADPGSPDDPTTQARITSLEQQLDQCWDLLRRRRAATEFGTDPGAAQVRPVSEVEGYLS from the coding sequence ATGAGCGACAACGAACTGCTGGACCGGATCCGGAACCTGGTGGACGAGGAGCACCGGCTCCGCGCGGACCCGGGCAGCCCCGACGACCCGACCACCCAGGCCCGGATCACCAGCCTGGAGCAGCAACTCGACCAGTGCTGGGACCTGCTGCGCCGACGCCGGGCCGCGACCGAGTTCGGTACCGACCCCGGCGCGGCGCAGGTGCGTCCGGTCAGCGAGGTCGAGGGCTACCTCAGCTGA